The following proteins are encoded in a genomic region of Roseisolibacter agri:
- a CDS encoding MBL fold metallo-hydrolase, with the protein MRLTTIGTGTAAPSATRVQAGHLVEVAGVRLLLDCGSGVVHRMAGLGLAWQTLTHVAITHFHADHVSDLATLIVAWRYGQLAPRTEPITLVGPPGLRDLLTRHAAALWPSLLAPGFPVEVVELTPATPVALAEGVTLASHPVPHTPESVAYSVEHGGRRLVYTGDTAPDRALGDWAAGCDVLLAECSLPADMAVPTHLTPEQVGELAAAARPGLLALTHFYPPVEHVDVAAIVAARWTGPTVLAHDGWSVDVAALPRGATRTP; encoded by the coding sequence ATGCGGCTGACGACGATCGGCACGGGCACGGCGGCGCCGTCGGCGACCCGCGTACAGGCGGGACACCTCGTCGAGGTCGCGGGCGTGCGCCTGCTGCTCGACTGCGGCAGCGGCGTGGTGCATCGCATGGCGGGGCTCGGGCTCGCGTGGCAGACGCTGACCCACGTCGCGATCACGCACTTCCACGCCGACCACGTCAGCGACCTCGCGACGCTGATCGTCGCGTGGCGCTACGGCCAGCTGGCGCCGCGCACCGAGCCCATCACGCTCGTGGGGCCGCCGGGGCTGCGCGACCTGCTGACGCGCCATGCCGCCGCCCTCTGGCCCTCGCTGCTGGCGCCCGGCTTCCCGGTCGAGGTGGTCGAGCTCACGCCCGCCACGCCCGTCGCGCTGGCCGAGGGGGTCACGCTGGCCAGCCACCCCGTACCACACACGCCCGAGAGTGTGGCATATTCCGTCGAGCACGGCGGGCGGCGCCTCGTCTACACGGGCGACACGGCGCCCGACCGCGCGCTGGGCGACTGGGCCGCCGGCTGCGACGTGCTGCTGGCGGAGTGCTCGCTGCCGGCGGACATGGCGGTGCCGACGCACCTCACGCCCGAGCAGGTGGGCGAGCTGGCCGCGGCGGCGCGCCCCGGGCTGCTCGCCCTGACGCACTTCTATCCCCCCGTGGAGCACGTGGACGTGGCCGCGATCGTGGCCGCGCGCTGGACCGGCCCGACGGTGCTCGCGCACGACGGCTGGAGCGTGGACGTGGCGGCGCTGCCGCGCGGCGCCACGCGCACGCCCTGA
- the smc gene encoding chromosome segregation protein SMC, which produces MRLTKLELQGFKSFADHTFLQFDKGATAIVGPNGCGKSNVSDAIRWVLGEQRARMLRGGSMTEVIFQGSSARRPVNVAEVSLHFDNREGTLPVPFKEVVITRRLSRSGESEYFLNRTACRLRDIQDLMRGTGLGADSGVVIESKMIDALLSDRPDDRRELFEEAAGVGLYRDRRRSTERRLEETSVDLSRLDDLINEVASQTRALARQRKRAERHAELTARRFNVELTLAGREMAEWKDELARLDARLAELQLLNPQAEATLAEFERARETAQQTRANAEAQRAELARIVAAERQTVLQLQGELAVAEERQRNATSRRSRAEEEQKEGEALGLRVAEERERAIAERAQCEETLSGAAQELAERAALEEETRRAVASARQRVEQAERAARELREQARRLEIDREATQREEQEVGLRRAALDTELAALADRMESVQREMAAAAEALELAREQVAQAQFELDEARLAVRAARDAEAGARAELARADEMRTSIQGKINGLEALERDRVGLAPAAARLLKERQQFGDGAVLGPLSDFVTAGSEAAALVERFLGATVHAVVVRDRDVADRIRGWHAAANLGPLLLLPADAIPATSPFASATTPDGMAVDATGLAARVRAAEPAGSWVRALLGGVEVLGEGSAFVDARGAMLLPGQTSGPGPLRRRAELSDLRAQLEQSDARREEARQALEGARAALAAAEAQQAVAAEASTVAQQEARRADDQRAELERRRQRADRELADAQQLAARLSQRVDELAERARVLEARAGEALAQAEAREQEAADARGALAESEHQLETAREERTVWQVEQAQAQARLQVAVDRERRLSHEIQTQAQRLESLQRELSSLATADSALAEQMSVWALDLESKRQQLQDVEERLADAEQAVQGADEALRTAEQALADVRRSNGALADEFHTASLRHTQLAGRRDALRERLETEWRRPLDDLLASFEPVDVEADTLRTELDELRGQLEQLGVVNPLAIDEHEEEVRRLDFLTGQRTDLAQARASLQQAIKEIDTTARELFLATFAQARENFRQIFMTLFGGGECDLRLENPDQPLDCDIEIHASPRGKRTQRIHLLSSGERALVALSLLFGIFLTKPSPFCLLDEVDAPLDDQNVGRYVRMLNQFKTKTQFIIITHNPRTTTEAADAVYGVTMQEPGVSSLVSVRLRGGPQVDAGPTEAPADAAADAAVDAESDGAEPEPATAAT; this is translated from the coding sequence GTGCGCCTGACCAAGCTGGAGCTGCAGGGCTTCAAGAGCTTCGCCGACCACACGTTCCTGCAGTTCGACAAGGGCGCCACGGCCATCGTCGGACCGAACGGCTGCGGCAAGTCGAACGTCTCCGACGCCATCCGCTGGGTGCTCGGCGAGCAGCGCGCGCGCATGCTGCGCGGTGGGAGCATGACCGAGGTCATCTTCCAGGGCTCGTCGGCGCGCCGTCCGGTGAACGTCGCCGAGGTCTCGCTGCACTTCGACAACCGCGAGGGCACGCTTCCGGTCCCGTTCAAGGAGGTCGTCATCACCCGGCGCCTGTCGCGCTCGGGCGAGAGCGAGTACTTCCTGAACCGCACCGCGTGCCGCCTGCGCGACATCCAGGACCTGATGCGCGGCACGGGCCTGGGCGCGGACAGCGGCGTCGTCATCGAGAGCAAGATGATCGACGCGCTGCTCTCGGACCGTCCCGACGACCGGCGCGAGCTGTTCGAGGAGGCGGCGGGCGTGGGCCTCTACCGCGACCGTCGCCGCAGCACCGAGCGCCGCCTCGAGGAGACGAGCGTCGACCTGTCGCGCCTCGATGACCTGATCAACGAGGTCGCGAGCCAGACGCGCGCGCTCGCGCGCCAGCGCAAGCGCGCCGAGCGGCACGCCGAGCTGACCGCGCGCCGCTTCAACGTCGAGCTGACGCTGGCCGGCCGCGAGATGGCGGAGTGGAAGGACGAGCTGGCGCGCCTCGACGCGCGCCTGGCGGAGCTGCAGCTGCTGAACCCGCAGGCCGAGGCGACGCTCGCGGAGTTCGAGCGCGCGCGCGAGACGGCGCAGCAGACGCGCGCCAACGCCGAGGCGCAGCGCGCGGAGCTGGCGCGCATCGTGGCCGCCGAGCGCCAGACGGTGCTGCAGCTGCAGGGCGAGCTCGCGGTGGCCGAGGAGCGGCAGCGCAACGCGACGTCGCGCCGCAGCCGCGCCGAGGAGGAGCAGAAGGAGGGTGAGGCGCTCGGCCTGCGCGTGGCGGAGGAGCGCGAGCGCGCGATCGCCGAGCGCGCGCAGTGCGAGGAGACGCTCTCGGGCGCGGCGCAGGAGCTGGCCGAGCGCGCAGCGCTGGAGGAGGAGACGCGCCGCGCGGTGGCGTCCGCGCGCCAGCGCGTGGAGCAGGCCGAGCGCGCCGCGCGCGAGCTGCGCGAGCAGGCGCGCCGCCTGGAGATCGACCGCGAGGCGACCCAGCGCGAGGAGCAGGAGGTGGGGCTCCGGCGCGCGGCGCTCGACACCGAGCTCGCCGCGCTGGCCGACCGCATGGAGAGCGTGCAGCGCGAGATGGCCGCCGCCGCCGAGGCGCTGGAGCTGGCGCGCGAGCAGGTGGCGCAGGCGCAGTTCGAGCTGGACGAGGCGCGGCTCGCGGTGCGCGCGGCGCGCGACGCCGAGGCGGGCGCGCGCGCGGAGCTCGCGCGCGCCGACGAGATGCGTACGTCGATCCAGGGCAAGATCAACGGGCTCGAGGCGCTGGAGCGCGACCGCGTGGGCCTCGCGCCCGCCGCCGCGCGACTGCTCAAGGAGCGCCAGCAGTTCGGCGACGGCGCGGTGCTCGGGCCGCTGTCGGACTTCGTGACCGCGGGCAGCGAGGCGGCCGCGCTCGTCGAGCGCTTCCTCGGTGCAACCGTGCACGCCGTGGTCGTGCGTGACCGCGACGTCGCGGACCGCATCCGCGGCTGGCACGCGGCCGCGAACCTCGGTCCCCTGCTCCTCCTGCCGGCCGACGCGATTCCCGCGACGTCGCCCTTCGCGAGCGCGACGACGCCCGACGGCATGGCCGTGGACGCGACGGGCCTCGCGGCGCGCGTGCGTGCCGCGGAGCCGGCCGGCAGCTGGGTGCGCGCGCTCCTCGGCGGCGTCGAGGTGCTGGGCGAGGGCAGCGCGTTCGTGGACGCGCGCGGCGCGATGCTGCTCCCCGGGCAGACGTCGGGCCCCGGTCCGCTGCGCCGCCGCGCGGAGCTGAGCGACCTGCGCGCGCAGCTGGAGCAGAGCGACGCGCGACGTGAGGAGGCGCGGCAGGCGCTGGAGGGCGCGCGCGCCGCGCTGGCCGCCGCCGAGGCGCAGCAGGCCGTCGCCGCCGAGGCGTCGACGGTCGCGCAGCAGGAGGCGCGACGCGCGGACGACCAGCGCGCGGAGCTCGAGCGCCGCCGTCAGCGCGCCGATCGCGAGCTGGCCGACGCGCAGCAGCTGGCCGCGCGCCTGTCGCAGCGCGTCGACGAGCTGGCCGAACGCGCGCGGGTGCTGGAAGCGCGCGCGGGCGAGGCGCTGGCGCAGGCGGAGGCGCGCGAGCAGGAGGCCGCGGACGCGCGCGGCGCGCTGGCCGAGAGCGAGCACCAGCTCGAGACCGCGCGCGAGGAGCGCACCGTCTGGCAGGTGGAGCAGGCGCAGGCGCAGGCGCGCCTGCAGGTCGCGGTCGATCGCGAGCGCCGCCTGTCGCACGAGATCCAGACGCAGGCGCAGCGCCTCGAGTCGCTGCAGCGCGAGCTGTCGTCGCTGGCGACGGCCGACAGCGCGCTCGCCGAGCAGATGTCGGTGTGGGCGCTCGACCTCGAGTCCAAGCGGCAGCAGCTGCAGGACGTCGAGGAGCGGCTCGCCGACGCCGAGCAGGCCGTGCAGGGCGCCGACGAGGCGCTGCGCACCGCCGAGCAGGCGCTGGCCGACGTGCGCCGCAGCAACGGCGCGCTGGCCGACGAGTTCCACACCGCGTCGCTGCGCCACACGCAGCTGGCGGGGCGGCGCGATGCGCTGCGCGAGCGGCTGGAGACCGAGTGGCGCCGCCCGCTCGACGACCTGCTGGCGTCGTTCGAGCCGGTGGACGTGGAGGCGGACACTCTGCGCACGGAGCTCGACGAGCTGCGCGGGCAGCTGGAGCAGCTGGGCGTCGTGAACCCACTCGCGATCGACGAGCACGAGGAGGAGGTCCGCCGCCTCGACTTCCTCACCGGGCAGCGCACCGACCTCGCGCAGGCGCGCGCGTCGCTGCAGCAGGCCATCAAGGAGATCGACACGACGGCGCGCGAGCTGTTTCTGGCGACGTTCGCGCAGGCGCGCGAGAACTTCCGTCAGATCTTCATGACGCTGTTCGGCGGCGGCGAGTGCGACCTGCGCCTCGAGAACCCCGACCAGCCGCTCGACTGCGACATCGAGATCCACGCCAGCCCGCGCGGCAAGCGCACGCAGCGCATCCACCTGCTCTCCAGCGGCGAGCGCGCGCTGGTCGCGCTGTCGCTGCTGTTCGGCATCTTCCTCACGAAGCCCAGCCCGTTCTGCCTGCTGGACGAGGTGGACGCGCCGCTCGACGACCAGAACGTCGGGCGCTACGTGCGGATGCTGAACCAGTTCAAGACGAAGACCCAGTTCATCATCATCACGCACAACCCGCGCACCACCACCGAGGCGGCGGACGCGGTGTACGGCGTGACGATGCAGGAGCCGGGCGTCAGCTCGCTGGTGAGCGTGCGGCTGCGTGGCGGGCCGCAGGTGGATGCGGGGCCGACGGAGGCCCCGGCCGATGCAGCCGCGGATGCGGCGGTGGACGCGGAGAGCGACGGCGCGGAGCCGGAGCCCGCGACCGCGGCGACCTGA
- a CDS encoding SPOR domain-containing protein: MRPPVILLAASVLAACGRSDRAPASEPGASTVASRGPDPVLLRVPRSGGRVTAAILPRLDSVVWRSSEPAPALARVLAFDVESGMLAVIDTAGRPTRIDLRLGTVRTASKTPLTALAAGQGGTFFGLAADGSVTRLTPSGDAWKLPLRVPAQELYPQRDGSVLAAGVRGGTGYVWRLRPPTTRIGDSATVAGGGRAVRTGSAERVYFAAGSELHGVRSRDLAAVPAVSLDGPVRAIVATPSGDRMYVALEGSGEVAVVDRFRDAVARTITLPGEVRELRIDALGRYLLARPARGDSAWVVAVGTDRVVGSVAGAWRDDLPLVMPDGAIATATGDDVTLLDGASLQPRDTVAKGAADFWHVVLWNGFRPRSAELDKPVTFGGGESAADTAAADTTAMPADTLAPPPDTATPAPTPPETTSVPRPARPTVPPPNGASPGEVALPPGEGYTVQFAAADDEREARAVVRRVTLPGRPLRVVPATRGGRRFYRVVSGPFASRSDAERAARTTGMRFWVYEGAP, from the coding sequence GTGCCGCGCAGCGGCGGGCGCGTGACGGCCGCGATACTCCCGCGCCTCGACTCGGTCGTCTGGCGCTCCAGCGAGCCCGCGCCCGCGCTCGCCCGCGTCCTCGCCTTCGACGTCGAGAGCGGCATGCTGGCCGTGATCGACACCGCCGGCCGGCCGACGCGCATCGACCTGCGGCTGGGCACCGTCCGCACGGCGTCCAAGACGCCGCTGACGGCGCTCGCGGCCGGCCAGGGCGGCACCTTCTTCGGGCTCGCGGCCGACGGCAGCGTCACGCGCCTGACTCCCAGCGGCGACGCGTGGAAGCTCCCGCTCCGCGTCCCGGCCCAGGAGCTGTACCCGCAGCGCGACGGCAGCGTCCTGGCGGCCGGCGTCCGCGGCGGCACGGGCTACGTCTGGCGCCTGCGCCCGCCCACGACGCGCATCGGCGACTCGGCCACGGTCGCGGGCGGCGGGCGCGCGGTGCGCACCGGCTCCGCGGAGCGTGTCTACTTCGCGGCCGGCTCGGAGCTGCACGGCGTCCGCAGCCGCGACCTCGCCGCGGTGCCGGCGGTCTCGCTCGACGGGCCGGTGCGCGCGATCGTCGCGACGCCCAGCGGCGACCGCATGTACGTCGCGCTCGAGGGCTCGGGCGAGGTGGCCGTCGTCGACCGCTTCCGCGACGCCGTGGCGCGCACGATCACGCTGCCCGGCGAGGTCCGCGAGCTGCGCATCGACGCGCTCGGGCGTTACCTGCTGGCGCGCCCCGCGCGCGGCGACTCGGCCTGGGTCGTGGCGGTCGGCACCGACCGCGTGGTGGGCAGCGTCGCCGGCGCCTGGCGCGACGACCTGCCCCTCGTGATGCCCGACGGCGCGATCGCGACCGCCACCGGCGACGACGTCACGCTCCTCGACGGCGCATCGCTGCAGCCGCGCGACACGGTCGCGAAGGGCGCCGCGGACTTCTGGCACGTCGTGCTCTGGAACGGCTTCCGCCCGCGCTCCGCGGAGCTCGACAAGCCGGTGACGTTCGGCGGCGGCGAGAGCGCCGCGGACACCGCGGCCGCGGACACGACCGCGATGCCCGCGGACACGCTCGCGCCGCCCCCCGACACCGCGACGCCCGCCCCCACGCCGCCCGAGACGACGTCGGTGCCCCGCCCCGCCCGTCCCACGGTCCCGCCGCCGAACGGCGCGTCGCCCGGCGAGGTCGCGCTCCCGCCCGGCGAGGGCTACACGGTGCAGTTCGCGGCCGCCGACGACGAGCGCGAGGCGCGCGCCGTGGTGCGCCGCGTGACGCTGCCGGGCCGCCCGCTGCGGGTGGTGCCGGCGACGCGCGGCGGCCGCCGCTTCTACCGCGTCGTCAGCGGGCCGTTCGCCTCGCGCTCGGACGCCGAGCGCGCCGCGCGGACGACCGGCATGCGCTTCTGGGTCTACGAGGGCGCGCCGTGA